One genomic window of Deinococcus sp. QL22 includes the following:
- a CDS encoding LamB/YcsF family protein, with amino-acid sequence MFVDLNADVGESFGAWTLGHDEALFPFLSSANVACGVHAGDPVTMHATLKLARQFNVGVGAHPGFPDRVGFGRRILEASPGEVYADVLYQVSALAGMAASVGVPLRHVKAHGALSTRAWTHAPTAQAIAQAVYDVHPTLPLLVLPTTLLETEARKLSVPVVLELFPERAYLHDGRLAPRSLPGSSIHDPHEAACRAVTMVKEGRTQTLDGGFFKFKADTLCIHGDNPNAVEIARAIRAALEAEGIEIRAFAVPPLFPPEVSA; translated from the coding sequence ATGTTCGTCGACCTGAATGCCGACGTGGGCGAAAGCTTTGGAGCGTGGACGCTTGGGCACGACGAGGCGCTTTTCCCCTTCCTGTCTTCTGCCAACGTGGCCTGCGGCGTTCATGCCGGGGATCCCGTTACCATGCACGCCACCCTCAAGCTTGCCCGGCAGTTCAACGTGGGGGTCGGGGCTCACCCCGGCTTCCCCGACCGAGTCGGATTCGGGCGGCGCATTCTGGAGGCGAGCCCCGGGGAAGTGTACGCAGACGTGCTGTACCAAGTGTCTGCCCTGGCTGGCATGGCGGCATCGGTCGGCGTGCCTCTCCGGCACGTGAAGGCGCACGGCGCCCTCTCCACCCGCGCCTGGACCCATGCCCCAACCGCCCAAGCCATTGCTCAAGCCGTCTACGACGTGCATCCCACTCTTCCCCTCTTGGTGCTGCCCACCACCTTGCTGGAGACCGAAGCGCGGAAGTTGAGCGTCCCCGTCGTGTTGGAACTCTTCCCGGAACGGGCGTACCTGCATGACGGGCGCCTGGCCCCGCGGAGCCTGCCAGGCTCCAGCATCCACGACCCGCACGAGGCAGCCTGCCGCGCCGTCACGATGGTGAAGGAAGGGCGGACTCAGACCCTGGACGGCGGCTTCTTCAAGTTTAAGGCAGACACCTTATGCATTCATGGCGACAACCCTAACGCCGTAGAGATCGCCCGCGCCATCCGCGCTGCCTTGGAGGCAGAAGGGATCGAAATTCGGGCCTTTGCCGTTCCCCCCCTGTTCCCCCCTGAGGTATCTGCATGA
- a CDS encoding MmgE/PrpD family protein: MTHAGTSAVLAAFMASPPFIPDSVLEDARRSVLDGLGSLLAGSLEPPARIVQDLVRGLGQADDATVFSAGRASAAGAALANGVATHILELDDIHKGSTVHAAAPIIPAALAVAEREHQSGAAFLRAVVLGYEAALRIGEAVNPSHYRHWHPTGTVATFGAAVAAGTLMGLDERQMLDALGTAGTQAAGLWEFNASGAMSKTLHPGKAAMNGVMAADLARRGFTGAPTILEGPRGFFAATSAVHDAERVTTDLGELWKVSENGYKLYSCCGHTHTAIDAALALRQAHGWTAEWVLNQVREVRVATYGPGWEIVSERNPHTPYQAKFSLSYVVSAALLEGAVGLTQFSENRFGPSGVTEEMLARLLPRVQPAVSAELTAMYPAAWPARVEVELIDGQVLRAGGDFPRGNQENPVSTAELEAKFRALVEPRFSEAVSERALALVRHIEAVPDLAVASAELNTLCQGARHE, encoded by the coding sequence GTGACCCACGCTGGAACCAGTGCCGTCCTCGCCGCATTCATGGCGAGTCCTCCCTTTATTCCGGATTCCGTTCTTGAGGATGCCCGCCGGAGCGTCCTCGACGGGCTCGGCTCTCTGCTCGCCGGTTCGCTGGAACCCCCTGCCCGCATTGTCCAGGACCTCGTACGCGGTCTCGGACAGGCTGACGACGCCACTGTCTTTAGTGCTGGACGGGCCAGTGCCGCGGGAGCCGCCCTTGCCAACGGCGTCGCTACGCACATCCTCGAGCTCGACGACATTCACAAGGGCTCCACCGTTCATGCCGCTGCGCCCATCATCCCTGCCGCCCTTGCCGTGGCCGAACGTGAACATCAGAGCGGCGCCGCTTTTCTGCGGGCCGTCGTGCTGGGTTACGAAGCCGCGCTGCGTATCGGGGAAGCCGTCAACCCCAGCCACTACCGCCACTGGCACCCCACCGGCACAGTCGCCACCTTTGGCGCGGCGGTTGCGGCCGGCACCCTGATGGGCCTTGACGAGCGCCAGATGCTTGACGCGCTGGGTACCGCCGGCACTCAGGCGGCTGGCCTGTGGGAATTCAATGCGAGCGGCGCCATGAGCAAAACCCTGCATCCTGGCAAGGCTGCCATGAACGGCGTGATGGCCGCGGATCTGGCCCGGCGCGGCTTCACCGGCGCACCGACCATCCTGGAGGGGCCACGCGGGTTTTTTGCGGCGACCAGCGCCGTCCATGACGCCGAGCGGGTGACCACCGACCTGGGTGAGCTGTGGAAGGTCAGCGAGAACGGCTACAAACTGTACTCGTGCTGCGGCCACACCCACACGGCCATCGACGCGGCTCTCGCGCTGCGCCAAGCCCACGGGTGGACGGCCGAGTGGGTACTGAACCAGGTTCGTGAGGTGCGCGTCGCCACGTACGGCCCGGGCTGGGAGATCGTGAGTGAACGCAATCCCCACACGCCGTACCAGGCCAAGTTCAGCCTGTCATATGTGGTCAGCGCGGCCTTGCTGGAAGGCGCGGTCGGCCTGACCCAGTTCAGTGAGAACCGTTTTGGCCCTTCCGGAGTGACGGAGGAAATGTTGGCCCGCCTGCTGCCGCGGGTCCAACCAGCCGTCTCTGCGGAGCTGACCGCCATGTACCCGGCGGCCTGGCCTGCCCGTGTGGAAGTGGAATTGATTGACGGTCAGGTGCTGCGAGCCGGGGGTGACTTTCCCCGGGGGAATCAGGAGAACCCCGTCAGCACCGCCGAGCTGGAAGCCAAATTCCGCGCCCTCGTTGAGCCCCGCTTCAGTGAGGCAGTGAGTGAACGGGCGCTGGCGCTGGTCCGTCATATCGAAGCGGTCCCCGACCTCGCGGTGGCCAGCGCGGAACTCAACACCCTCTGCCAAGGAGCGCGACATGAGTGA
- a CDS encoding transposase: protein MSGPGTTWCGRCWRSWGQIRSPSEVPFRRPARRSDPTLPRSMQIRVICYQLPGFKPQWLLTSMLDAERYSATEIIELYHQRWELETGFDELHTHTLERLEALRSQTPDRIQQELFALAVVYNLVRLEMARVAGLLEVSPLRISYRTSLLLIRTLWLSARVVAAGRLPQYLEQLTSDIALLVLPARRPRSYPRVVKIKMTRYPRKVRASATLPS from the coding sequence TTGTCCGGGCCAGGAACAACTTGGTGTGGACGGTGCTGGAGATCCTGGGGCCAAATCAGGTCACCCTCTGAGGTTCCCTTTCGCAGACCTGCGCGCAGGTCTGACCCCACGCTGCCCCGCAGCATGCAGATCCGTGTCATCTGCTATCAGCTCCCAGGCTTCAAACCACAGTGGCTGCTGACGTCCATGTTGGACGCCGAGCGTTACTCAGCGACCGAGATCATTGAGCTCTACCATCAGCGCTGGGAACTCGAAACGGGGTTTGATGAACTGCACACGCATACCCTGGAACGATTGGAGGCGTTGCGCTCTCAAACCCCAGACCGAATTCAGCAGGAACTGTTCGCGTTGGCCGTGGTGTACAACCTGGTGCGCCTGGAAATGGCCCGAGTGGCGGGGCTTCTGGAGGTCAGTCCCTTACGAATTTCGTACCGAACCAGCCTGCTGCTGATCCGGACGTTATGGCTCAGCGCGCGGGTGGTGGCTGCTGGTCGTCTGCCACAGTATCTGGAGCAACTGACCAGCGACATTGCATTGCTCGTTCTTCCTGCCAGGCGACCTCGCTCATACCCTCGAGTCGTTAAAATTAAGATGACCCGTTACCCAAGAAAAGTGCGTGCCAGTGCCACACTACCTTCTTAA
- a CDS encoding NAD(P)H-dependent oxidoreductase produces the protein MPHALIVHAHPEAESFCSAQMWEAARSLEAQGYTVEISDLYQMDWNPELGRNDFEHELVGHFKPQVEQVKAVNHSTFAPDVAAEIEKVQRADLLVFSFPMWWFSLPALLKGWVDRVFAMGVAYGGSVGRFETGGFQGRRAMLLFTTGSTEDMFGHGARDGEMDVILFHIQHGMFYFVGYNVLAPVMSFSPVRKTPEERAQQLVQVREAFSTLDTRPVLLWNTGATVSH, from the coding sequence ATGCCACATGCACTGATCGTTCATGCCCATCCAGAAGCTGAATCCTTTTGCTCTGCTCAGATGTGGGAGGCCGCCAGATCCCTTGAAGCCCAGGGCTATACGGTCGAGATCAGTGACCTCTACCAGATGGATTGGAACCCAGAACTTGGCCGGAACGATTTTGAGCATGAACTGGTCGGACACTTCAAACCCCAGGTTGAACAGGTCAAAGCCGTGAATCACAGCACGTTCGCCCCGGACGTCGCGGCAGAAATCGAGAAGGTGCAGCGCGCAGATCTGTTGGTCTTCTCCTTCCCGATGTGGTGGTTCTCCCTGCCGGCCCTGCTCAAAGGCTGGGTAGACCGCGTGTTCGCAATGGGCGTAGCCTATGGGGGAAGTGTCGGCCGTTTCGAAACGGGTGGCTTCCAGGGCCGACGGGCGATGTTGCTTTTCACCACCGGCAGCACCGAGGACATGTTCGGTCACGGCGCGCGGGACGGCGAGATGGACGTCATCCTGTTTCACATTCAGCACGGCATGTTCTATTTCGTCGGCTACAACGTCCTCGCGCCGGTCATGAGCTTCAGCCCGGTGCGCAAGACCCCTGAAGAGCGGGCGCAGCAGTTGGTGCAGGTTCGCGAGGCCTTCTCAACTCTGGACACCCGGCCGGTCTTGTTGTGGAACACCGGAGCAACTGTCAGTCACTGA
- a CDS encoding transposase, with protein MPGRNHSREFKLEVVSQINSGQQTTAQLSRTHSLAPGLMYRWRKEVEARGEAAFTDGATTDRSDELRIAELERYCGQLALENTILKKSLATYRLKSGTK; from the coding sequence ATGCCCGGACGGAACCACAGCCGCGAATTCAAACTTGAGGTCGTCAGCCAGATCAACAGCGGCCAACAGACGACCGCCCAGCTCAGTCGCACCCACTCCCTGGCACCGGGTCTGATGTACCGATGGCGCAAAGAGGTCGAAGCACGTGGTGAAGCTGCGTTTACGGATGGGGCTACCACGGATCGCAGCGACGAACTTCGCATTGCCGAGCTGGAACGGTATTGCGGTCAGCTCGCTCTGGAGAATACGATCCTGAAAAAATCGTTAGCGACGTACCGCTTGAAAAGCGGCACCAAATGA
- a CDS encoding CaiB/BaiF CoA-transferase family protein, which yields MLPLEGLRVVALEQAVAGPFCSRQLADLGADVIKVERPGEGDLARGYDGALGGVSAYFAWLNRGKRSVVLDLKSPDGAATLEKLLGGADVFVHNLLPGAVERLGFGWETVRERFPRLIWVSISGYGLSGPYAHKKAYDMLIQAEAGVIALTGSVEEAAKVGISVADIASGLYAHSSILAALLVRGRTGRGERIEISMFEALTEWMMPPMYSLIGQGRAPGRAGLRHNMIVPYGAYRCADGQVMFAVQNEREWVNFCADVLERPDLTDDERFATNAQRLAHRVPLEDTIEAAFAGLSRDEVSARLEQAGIASARVNSVQEVVNHPQLQERQRWTQVQTPVGTIPALLPPHNLGSERPRMGRVPALGEHTAEVLAELERAL from the coding sequence ATGCTGCCCCTGGAAGGTCTGCGGGTGGTCGCGCTGGAGCAGGCGGTCGCCGGGCCGTTCTGCTCGCGCCAGCTGGCGGATCTGGGGGCGGATGTCATCAAGGTGGAGCGCCCCGGCGAAGGAGACCTGGCGCGCGGGTATGACGGTGCACTCGGTGGAGTCTCGGCGTACTTTGCCTGGCTCAACCGTGGCAAGCGCAGCGTGGTGCTGGATCTGAAAAGCCCGGATGGAGCAGCGACCCTGGAAAAATTGCTGGGCGGCGCAGACGTATTTGTCCACAATCTCCTGCCCGGGGCGGTCGAGCGTCTGGGCTTCGGGTGGGAGACGGTCCGCGAGCGCTTTCCACGCCTGATCTGGGTGTCCATCTCTGGCTACGGCTTGTCCGGTCCATACGCACACAAAAAGGCCTACGACATGCTGATCCAGGCCGAAGCGGGGGTGATCGCCCTGACCGGCAGCGTGGAGGAGGCCGCCAAAGTTGGCATCTCTGTGGCGGATATCGCCAGCGGGCTGTACGCCCATTCCAGCATTCTCGCGGCCCTGCTGGTCCGTGGGCGCACCGGGCGGGGGGAGCGCATCGAGATCTCCATGTTTGAGGCCCTGACCGAATGGATGATGCCGCCCATGTACAGCCTGATCGGTCAGGGGCGTGCACCAGGCCGCGCGGGGCTGCGGCACAACATGATCGTGCCTTACGGCGCTTACCGCTGTGCAGACGGCCAGGTCATGTTTGCCGTTCAGAACGAGCGTGAATGGGTGAACTTTTGCGCCGACGTCTTGGAGCGCCCTGACCTGACCGACGATGAACGGTTCGCGACCAATGCCCAGCGACTCGCGCACCGCGTCCCACTGGAAGACACCATCGAAGCGGCCTTCGCGGGCCTGAGCCGGGATGAGGTGAGTGCTCGTCTGGAACAGGCTGGGATTGCCAGTGCCCGAGTCAATAGCGTGCAGGAGGTGGTGAACCACCCGCAGTTGCAGGAGCGTCAGCGCTGGACGCAGGTGCAGACGCCCGTGGGCACCATCCCGGCCCTGCTTCCACCTCACAACCTTGGAAGTGAGCGCCCACGCATGGGCCGTGTCCCTGCCCTGGGGGAGCACACCGCCGAGGTTCTGGCCGAACTGGAGCGCGCGCTATGA
- a CDS encoding IS3 family transposase: MITDARCAHPTVSVRRLCELHAVSRSWYLGQQTRTRVNPDLDLTKEIEAIVLKWNGYGYRRVTHELARRGHRTNHKRVLRVMRAQGLLCRPKRRFQATTDSTHSERRFENLLPTVVPTHPNQVWQVDLTYVRVKGGFVYLACVLDSFTREIVGWAMSRCIDAALALKALNNALGARCPSPGLLHHSDQGSQYASRVYVDRLREAGLIPSMSRKGNPYDNARMESFYKTLKTEEVDLQDYLDFDDAHCQINHFIGRLYNQERLHSSLGYVPPAEFATRYHCA; the protein is encoded by the coding sequence ATGATCACGGATGCGCGCTGCGCGCATCCGACGGTGTCGGTACGTCGCTTGTGTGAGTTGCATGCGGTCAGTCGGTCTTGGTATCTGGGTCAACAGACTCGGACAAGGGTGAATCCAGATTTGGATCTCACGAAAGAGATTGAAGCCATCGTGTTGAAGTGGAATGGTTACGGCTACCGACGCGTGACCCATGAGTTGGCCCGTCGGGGACATCGAACCAACCACAAGCGCGTCTTACGGGTCATGAGGGCACAGGGGTTGTTATGTCGTCCCAAACGACGGTTTCAGGCCACCACGGACTCGACGCACAGCGAACGTCGTTTTGAAAATTTGCTGCCGACCGTGGTTCCGACTCACCCCAACCAAGTCTGGCAAGTTGATCTGACCTATGTTCGGGTGAAAGGTGGTTTTGTGTACCTGGCCTGCGTGTTGGACAGCTTCACCCGAGAAATCGTGGGCTGGGCCATGTCCAGGTGCATTGACGCGGCGCTGGCCTTGAAAGCACTCAACAACGCGCTTGGGGCGCGCTGCCCAAGCCCAGGCTTACTGCACCATTCTGACCAAGGGTCTCAATATGCAAGTCGCGTCTATGTCGATCGGCTTCGGGAGGCTGGGTTAATCCCGAGCATGTCCAGAAAGGGAAACCCATACGACAACGCCCGCATGGAAAGCTTTTACAAAACCCTGAAAACAGAAGAAGTCGATCTGCAGGACTATCTTGATTTCGACGACGCACATTGCCAGATCAACCACTTCATCGGTCGGCTGTATAACCAGGAACGTCTGCATTCCAGTTTGGGGTATGTCCCACCTGCCGAGTTCGCCACTCGGTATCATTGCGCCTAG
- a CDS encoding DUF4384 domain-containing protein, translated as MKAKSTLTALLALGTATTLSVAGAQAKISAQSIIVNPIQSDLQVSVRVDKDASGAQNPAYRTGENIMVSASVNRDAYVYLFNVNPDGTVDQVLPNRLSGENFVKANTTKSFPAPGDNFTYSVDGPIGQNKVLALASLTPLNLDQISSFRGTQDQFATVNTQGGQAGLAQALSIVVNPLPQNSWVSDTAFYTVAAQTPVTTGSLFVGTNVNNATVLLNGQRLGGANITYSTLRAGTYPVLVQAPGYSDYSTTIAIRAGGTTNLNVEFARPLTVVPAPSPVNTGPVSTGSPVLDFIGNLLGAIAGNTMQDPARSAYDQKVREFQADGYAVQQTRATGSGFTGTLVRGSSTVTLTVDRGANRTVRVNVSETTTYRY; from the coding sequence ATGAAAGCCAAATCCACCCTGACTGCCCTGCTGGCCCTCGGTACCGCCACGACCCTCAGCGTCGCTGGTGCCCAGGCCAAAATCAGCGCCCAGAGCATCATCGTCAATCCCATCCAGTCTGACCTTCAGGTCAGCGTGCGGGTGGACAAGGACGCCAGCGGTGCCCAGAACCCCGCCTACCGCACTGGTGAGAACATCATGGTGAGCGCCAGCGTCAACCGCGACGCCTACGTCTACCTGTTCAACGTCAACCCCGACGGCACTGTGGATCAGGTGCTGCCTAACCGCCTGAGCGGCGAGAACTTCGTCAAGGCGAACACCACCAAGAGCTTTCCTGCGCCCGGCGACAACTTCACCTACTCGGTGGACGGCCCCATCGGCCAGAACAAGGTGCTGGCGCTGGCCAGCCTGACCCCTCTGAACCTGGACCAGATCAGCTCGTTCCGGGGCACCCAGGATCAGTTCGCTACCGTCAACACCCAGGGCGGACAGGCCGGTCTGGCCCAGGCCCTGAGCATCGTGGTCAATCCACTGCCCCAGAACAGCTGGGTCAGCGATACCGCCTTCTACACCGTGGCGGCGCAGACTCCCGTGACGACCGGCAGCCTGTTTGTGGGCACCAACGTCAATAACGCCACCGTGCTGCTCAATGGGCAGCGACTGGGCGGCGCGAACATCACCTACAGCACTCTGCGCGCTGGCACCTACCCCGTGCTTGTGCAGGCTCCTGGCTACTCGGACTACAGCACCACCATCGCCATCCGTGCAGGCGGCACCACCAACCTGAACGTGGAGTTTGCCCGGCCCCTGACGGTCGTGCCTGCTCCCAGTCCGGTCAACACCGGCCCCGTGAGCACCGGCAGCCCTGTGCTGGACTTCATCGGCAATCTGCTGGGCGCCATAGCCGGCAACACTATGCAGGACCCTGCCCGCAGCGCCTACGACCAGAAGGTTCGTGAATTTCAGGCTGACGGCTACGCGGTGCAGCAGACCCGCGCCACGGGGAGCGGCTTCACCGGTACCCTGGTTCGCGGCAGCAGCACCGTCACCCTGACCGTGGACCGTGGTGCCAACCGCACCGTGCGCGTCAACGTCAGCGAAACCACGACCTACCGCTACTAA
- a CDS encoding helix-turn-helix domain-containing protein, giving the protein MPRPLLYKVELSPEQEQTLKAITTKGTHKARVMTRAQILLMAHRQMGDLAIKEALGISVQMAQSIRKHFVLGGLDAALYDAPHTGRPAKFTGQDRAAITALACREAPTGHAQWSVRLLAEKAVELNVVDGIAPSTVFYILKKTRSSRTAKGSGASRN; this is encoded by the coding sequence ATGCCTCGCCCTCTGCTGTACAAAGTGGAATTGAGCCCTGAGCAGGAACAGACTCTCAAAGCCATCACAACGAAAGGGACCCACAAGGCGCGGGTCATGACCCGCGCTCAGATCTTGCTGATGGCCCATCGGCAGATGGGTGATCTCGCGATCAAGGAAGCCCTGGGGATCAGTGTGCAGATGGCGCAGTCGATCCGAAAACACTTCGTGCTCGGAGGGCTGGACGCGGCGCTCTATGATGCCCCACATACGGGTCGACCCGCGAAATTCACTGGCCAGGATCGGGCGGCGATCACGGCACTGGCGTGCCGTGAGGCTCCCACAGGCCATGCCCAGTGGAGCGTTCGCCTGCTCGCCGAAAAAGCCGTGGAATTGAACGTGGTAGACGGCATTGCGCCGTCCACGGTGTTCTACATCCTGAAAAAAACGCGCTCCAGCCGCACCGCAAAAGGCAGTGGTGCATCGCGCAACTGA
- a CDS encoding acyl-CoA dehydrogenase family protein, whose protein sequence is MTLTYPELREPVRDLCARFDTQYWLDAERAGYPEAFVDALTQAGWLAALIPEEYGGAGLGLTEASVILEEINRSGANSGACHAQMYIMGTLLRHGSDEQKAQYLPRIASGELRLQSFGVTEPTTGSDTTRLKTTAVRRGDTYVINGQKVWTSRLQHSDLLLLLARTTPLADVRKKTEGLSTFLVDLRTIDRSRMTVRPIQNMVGHETNEVFFDDLEIPDSSLVGQEGQGFRYVLDGMNAERILIAAECVGDGYWFTERSSRYAGERVVFDRPIGQNQGVQFPIARAYVNVRAADLMRYEAAAMFDAGQPCGAEANMAKLLAADASWEAANACLQTHGGFGFAAEYDIERKFRETRLYQVAPISTNLILSFVGEKVLGMPRSY, encoded by the coding sequence ATGACCCTGACCTATCCTGAACTCCGCGAACCGGTTCGTGATCTCTGCGCCCGCTTCGACACCCAGTACTGGCTGGACGCTGAACGCGCCGGCTATCCCGAAGCGTTCGTCGACGCCCTGACCCAGGCCGGCTGGCTCGCGGCCCTGATTCCCGAGGAGTACGGCGGCGCGGGCCTGGGGTTGACCGAAGCCAGCGTCATCCTTGAGGAAATCAACCGGTCCGGCGCGAATTCCGGTGCCTGCCATGCCCAGATGTACATCATGGGCACCCTGCTGCGCCACGGGTCAGATGAGCAGAAAGCGCAGTACCTGCCACGCATCGCCAGCGGAGAACTGCGCCTCCAGTCCTTCGGGGTGACCGAGCCCACCACAGGTTCCGATACCACCCGGCTCAAGACCACCGCAGTGCGCCGGGGTGACACCTATGTGATCAATGGGCAAAAGGTCTGGACCTCCCGCCTTCAGCATTCCGACCTGTTGTTGCTGCTGGCCCGGACCACGCCCCTGGCAGACGTCCGCAAGAAAACAGAAGGCCTGTCCACCTTCCTGGTGGACCTCAGGACCATTGACCGCAGCCGCATGACCGTGCGGCCCATCCAGAACATGGTGGGACACGAGACCAACGAAGTGTTCTTCGATGACCTGGAAATCCCAGACAGCAGCCTGGTCGGGCAGGAAGGGCAGGGGTTCCGATACGTGCTTGACGGCATGAACGCCGAGCGGATCCTGATCGCGGCGGAGTGCGTGGGGGACGGGTATTGGTTTACCGAGCGCTCCAGCCGCTACGCCGGCGAGCGAGTGGTGTTCGACCGGCCAATCGGGCAGAACCAGGGGGTTCAATTTCCGATTGCCCGCGCTTACGTGAATGTGCGCGCAGCGGACCTGATGCGGTATGAGGCGGCGGCCATGTTCGATGCGGGGCAACCCTGCGGCGCCGAAGCCAACATGGCCAAGCTGCTGGCCGCAGACGCGTCCTGGGAGGCTGCGAACGCCTGTCTCCAGACGCACGGGGGCTTCGGCTTCGCCGCTGAGTACGACATCGAACGCAAGTTTCGCGAAACGCGGCTCTATCAGGTCGCGCCGATCAGCACCAACCTGATCTTGTCGTTTGTCGGCGAGAAGGTGCTGGGTATGCCGAGGTCGTACTAG
- a CDS encoding thiamine pyrophosphate-dependent enzyme gives MWGAMGGAAMFGLGLALAQPDRPVVVFTGDGEMLMGLGALSTIATTRPSNLSVVVLDNERYGETGSQHTHTAAGVDLAAVARACGFERTTTVREASGIPALRADLHAGGNPLLAVVKVALTADPMTLPPRDGTYLKNRMRAALLGPTAIYE, from the coding sequence TTGTGGGGCGCGATGGGCGGCGCAGCCATGTTCGGGCTGGGCCTCGCCCTCGCCCAACCGGACCGACCGGTGGTGGTCTTCACGGGGGACGGTGAAATGCTGATGGGCCTCGGCGCCCTGTCGACCATCGCCACCACGCGGCCTTCCAACCTGAGTGTGGTCGTGCTGGACAACGAACGCTACGGGGAGACTGGCTCCCAGCACACCCACACTGCGGCCGGAGTCGACCTCGCCGCTGTGGCGCGCGCCTGCGGGTTCGAGCGGACCACGACCGTCCGGGAGGCGAGCGGCATTCCGGCCTTGCGGGCCGACCTGCACGCCGGTGGGAATCCCCTCCTGGCTGTGGTGAAAGTGGCCCTCACGGCAGACCCCATGACCCTCCCGCCCCGGGACGGCACCTACCTGAAAAACCGCATGCGGGCCGCGCTGCTGGGCCCAACGGCCATCTACGAGTGA
- a CDS encoding thiamine pyrophosphate-binding protein: MSEPVSTFQNPAGTWSQAVYDVLKAQNVRLVPFVPDGGHRGLIEHCQADPDMRAVTLTTEEEGVALAAGAWVGGVRSVLLMQSSGVGNCINMLSLLKTCQMPLVTLVTMRGEWGEFNPWQVPMGQATPDVLRAMGVLVQRVDDPELLPGEVDAALRLAYSTYSPVAVLLSQKLLGAKTFGRSK; encoded by the coding sequence ATGAGTGAACCCGTTTCAACTTTTCAGAATCCTGCCGGGACATGGTCCCAGGCGGTCTATGACGTCCTCAAAGCGCAGAACGTCCGGCTGGTGCCGTTTGTGCCGGATGGAGGGCACCGTGGCCTGATTGAGCACTGTCAGGCCGACCCGGACATGCGCGCTGTGACGCTCACCACCGAGGAAGAAGGCGTCGCCCTGGCAGCTGGTGCCTGGGTGGGCGGCGTGCGGTCCGTGCTGCTCATGCAGTCGAGCGGCGTTGGCAACTGCATCAACATGCTCTCGCTCCTCAAGACCTGCCAGATGCCCCTCGTCACCTTGGTCACCATGCGCGGCGAGTGGGGGGAGTTCAACCCCTGGCAAGTCCCCATGGGTCAGGCCACTCCGGACGTACTGCGGGCCATGGGCGTTCTGGTCCAGCGGGTGGATGATCCGGAGCTCCTGCCTGGGGAGGTGGACGCGGCCCTGCGGCTGGCGTACAGCACCTACAGTCCGGTCGCGGTGCTGCTCTCGCAAAAGCTGCTGGGCGCCAAGACGTTTGGGAGGAGCAAATGA
- a CDS encoding IS4 family transposase, translating to MNLGTALLTTARDQPLDHLSTFATSLDAALVTQALEATGTASVRRRKLPAERAVWLMLGMALLRDRSIQAVCDHLHLVLPDPNGKIIISSAALVQARDRLGTAPLKHLFDAVVTRHGHEQLDAHRWCGLAVLGIDGTTIRVPDSDENRAHFSLPPSGAHRESAYPQARVVGLMALGSHFLLDLKVGAYTESEESLSSSFDEHLPDHCVLLVDRGLMDYGRFYRHQKRGEERHWLVRARNNLVWTVLEILGPNQVTL from the coding sequence ATGAATCTTGGCACCGCACTGCTGACCACGGCCCGCGATCAGCCACTCGATCACCTCAGCACCTTCGCCACGAGCCTCGACGCTGCGTTGGTGACGCAAGCCCTTGAAGCGACGGGAACCGCTTCGGTTCGTCGCAGGAAGCTTCCTGCAGAACGGGCCGTCTGGCTGATGCTGGGCATGGCGCTCCTGCGCGACCGATCGATTCAGGCGGTGTGTGACCATCTGCATCTGGTTCTCCCTGATCCCAACGGGAAGATCATCATCAGTTCGGCGGCCCTGGTGCAGGCGCGAGACCGACTGGGGACGGCCCCTCTCAAACACCTGTTCGATGCCGTTGTGACCCGTCATGGACATGAGCAGCTTGACGCCCACCGTTGGTGTGGTTTGGCGGTACTGGGTATTGATGGCACGACCATCCGTGTCCCGGACAGCGATGAGAACCGGGCGCACTTCAGTCTGCCTCCCAGTGGTGCCCACCGTGAGAGCGCCTATCCGCAAGCAAGGGTCGTCGGCCTGATGGCGCTTGGGTCGCACTTCCTGCTGGACTTAAAGGTCGGCGCGTATACGGAGAGCGAGGAATCGCTCTCCAGCAGCTTCGATGAGCACCTGCCCGATCACTGTGTGCTGCTGGTCGACCGGGGGCTGATGGACTACGGGCGGTTTTACCGCCACCAGAAGCGAGGGGAGGAGCGCCACTGGCTTGTCCGGGCCAGGAACAACTTGGTGTGGACGGTGCTGGAGATCCTGGGGCCAAATCAGGTCACCCTCTGA